In Bacteroidota bacterium, the genomic stretch AAGAAGGTTATAGCGGCGATTTCAAACATGAATATTTAAAATTTGATGAACTCGGAATAGCATTAACCTGTGGTTTTTCAGTTGGTATACTTACCAATTAACATTTGAAAATATCCCTAATTATTCTCACACCAGGAGATGAATAAATCATTCATCTCCACAACACAAATACTTATGAAAATTCTAATCACAGGAGCTGATGGCTTACTGGGCAGTAATTTAAGATGACTGTTAATTAACCAGGGCCATACTATCAGAGTGTTTTTTACAAACAACTTCAAAATCAAAAACATTACAAGGCCTCGATATCGAAAAATATTACGGCGATATACTTGTTGTTGATTCTATAATGACAGCAATGCGGGGCTGCGATATTGTTATTCATGCGGCAGCTAACACTTGCGTTTGGCCCGCAAAATCAAGCTTTATTCGTAAAATAAATACTACAGGAACCGAAAATATGATAACGGTTGCAAAGGCTTGTAATATAAAACGATTCATTTATGTGGGTACAGCAAGTTCAATTAAATCGGCATCGGCAAATAATCAGACAAAAATGTTGGATTATATTGATTCTAAAACAAGAGCTCTTAATCTTGTATTACAAGCAGCCGAAACAAATGCATTAGACGCACTTGCAATTTTACCTACATACATGGTCGGCGCTTATGATTCGTTGCCGTCTTCAGGCAAAATGATTTTATCGTTAATAAAAGGACAGTTAAAATTTTGTAGCAAGGGCGGAAAAAATTTCGTGTATGTAAACGATGTAGCAAATGCAATCTCCAACGCAATTGCCATCGGTATAAAAGGCAAATATTATATCGCAGGTAATCAGAATTTAACCTATCAGGAATTTTTACAAAAGGTTGCAGCAATTTCCGGTAAACCCGCTAACATTTCTCCGCTACCGGATTTTTTTGTTAAAACAATTGGTGCAGCTGGCAGCTTATATGGTGCAATATTTAAAAAAGCACCACTGCTGAGTTTAGAAATGGCTCAAATAGGATGTGAAAAATATTATTACAACAGCAACGATGCGGTTAAACAATTACTGATGCCGCAAACACCTATCGATAAAGCTATTTCAGATTGCGTTCAATGGTTTAAACAGGAAGGTTATTGTTGAAAAAATTTATAACTATGAATTGGGAAAAAAAAGTAGTGATTATAACCGGTTCCAGCATGGGAATTGGAAAATCGATAGCAGAGCATTTATTACAAAAAGGCGCATTCGTAATATTAAATGCCACTAACGCCGAACGCCTGGAGTCAACCCGAAACGAACTCATCAAATTTGAAAAAAATATTACATTAATTGCGGGCGATGTTGCTGATACCGATGATTGCAGAACAATAATTAATACCACCATTTGTCTGCATGGGAAAATAGACGTATTAATAAACAATGCCGGCATTTCTTCAGAAGGTTCGCTTAAAGCAACCGACCCGGCAGTTTTTAAAAGAATAGTTGAGGTAAATTTAATCGGTGCAGCAACCATCACACATTTTGCGTTGCCGCATATCATTAAATCAAAAGGTTCAATTTTATTTATTGGAAGCGTTGCGGGATTGCACGGTATAGGTAATCACTCAGCATATTGTTGTTCAAAAATGGCCTTATCGGCTTTAAGTACAATCGCTGCGTATAGAACTTGCTGAAACTGATACATGTTGCAATCGCTTATCTTGGGTTTACTGAAAACAGCAAAGAAAAAACAATTTTAAATGCTTCGGGAAATAGGATACCCCAACCGTCAAGAAAAAATATCAAGCAGATGCCTTTACCTGTTGTGTCGAATAAACTGATAAAGATGCTGGAACAAAAAAAGCAAAAAATGATTTTTTCCGGATTGGGAAAATGGATGTATGTTATTAATAAAATAACACCACTGTTTCTGCACTCAATTTATATGTGGATATATACAAAGCGGGAACAAAAAGTAGAATTGCATTGACAACAAATAAAAAGGCGCATTAAGATTATTACTTAATGCGCTTTTATTTTTTTATTTCACCTGAACCCGAATACCTTCGCTATGGCTGGTGAACTCAGGAGCATACATACATTGAATTGTAGTAATACCATTACTGAAATTACCACTATGTGCAACACGTAAGGGATACTCAAATACATAGGTTCCTTTATTTAAATAAGCGATAAAGAAATTAGTAGCGGCATCGCCGGTTGCTTCGTAATAACCAAGTCCGTCTTGCCATTTGTATTGACTCATTACATTTACAGGTTCAAACCCACTGGCGCGCATGTCTTTCATGTGCACATATTCCATATTTCTGTCAACACGAATTTCAATTCTTACTTTAATTAAATCACCAACATGTAATTCCACGTTGTCGGTTAACGGTTTAATTACCGGTCCGCTCGCGGTATTTTGTTGCAGAAACAATTGTTTTTTAATCTGCAGGTTATTGTCTGATGCTGTTACTTTATCAATATCTTCAAAATATTGCCAGTACATGGCACCATAACTCAAGGTGTTTTTAGCAGGTGGTGTTACCGATACTTTTCCGTAATCAGATTGGACTGCATCTCCCAACCAGTTTGTTTTAAAATAACCGGTTCCGGCTTCAACACTTTCGGGCTTAACCAATAATTTACCAACTGTAATAATAGCCAGTTCTTTATTACTCAATAAATTATCTCCCCTTAATAATAAAGCATAACAAGCTTCGGCAGTGGCACGTGTTGTTTTCCAGTCTGTGGTTTGTTTCTGGCGCAATAACCAAACTTGCAATGCCTGCACGGATGTTTCATCTTTAGCAACTTCTCCAAATACCTCTATCATTAATGCCTGAGTTTCAACAGGAGCCTGATACCAGTAATATCCGGAAATGTTTTCTTTCCAATACATGCCCATCTCTTCACTATTCAAACTAAATTCTTTAATTGATTTAACAGCGGAATTTGCAGTTGCAGTTTCGTTGTTGCGATTCATTAATAAGGCAATCATTCCTTTTTCATACAAACTGTATTTATTCCAGAATTTTTTCACCTGACCAAGGAAATACATTTTTGCTTCCTGTTGTTCTTTATTTAACGCAACACGATTTTCAGGGAAATAACTGATTGCATATAAATATTGTAGTAAGGTATTACCCGGAACATAATTCACTTTATCTACTTTATATTTATCGAGATTGCGATAATCTTCTTCCATACGATTATTGCAATACACCAATGCTTTATCAAGCATACCATTCAATTTATCGTTATTGTTGGCATCTTCAATTCCTAATTGTTTTAGATGTGCCAGTCCGGTAACAATATATTGTGTGATATAACGGTCATCCTCATATCATTTAAACCATGGCCAACCGCCATTAGGTAATTGCATTTGTTCCAATTTGTTTAATGCAGACTGTAATTCATTATTCATTCTGTTCATATCAAACAAAAGGGCAACACGTTTTTTGCGTTCGGTCTCATCTTGTGCCTGCAATACCCATGGTGTTTCTTCCAACAATAATTGTTTTAATTCCTGATTTTTTTCAAGATTGGAAGTAAGCGATGCAGGATTATTTTTCCATGAATCAAATACACGTTTTATTTCAGGATCTGAATTTGCGATATGGTAAGCAATACTGTTTGAATAATATCTGCTAAACACTTGTTCTGCATTCATAAGGATATTCCATCATATACGGCAGGGCCTGAACAGCATACCAAGCAGGGTTTGAGGTATATTCAAGGGTCAAACTTTGATTGCGGATGGTGGATGATTTTCCTGAGTTAATTAATTTATCAAAAGAAAATACTTTCGACTGATTACCTCTAACCCAAAGCGGCATTGCTTCGGTAACTAAAATGCGATTACTTAAAACCGGCAATGCATTTTCTTCACCATCGGTAAATGTTCCTGATGCGGCTTTTACTTTATACACGATAGCGTCATAACCTTCAGGAATTTTTAATTTCAGCTCACCGCGGCGCTACCTTTTGCGGCAGTTGTGAATTCTACTACCGGAATTGTATTTGCAAATGCTGCATCAATTGGCTGCATCGTTAATGCATCCAAATAATTCGAGACTTGCTTTTCCGCTTAAACTATTTTCCGGTGAGGTTCGACACTTTTGCTGTAAATACCAACTCATCACCTTCTCTTAAAAAGCGCGGCGCATTTGGTTGAATCATTAATTCTTTTTGCGTAATTACCTTATCGAATAATTGTGCGCTTTGCAAATCTTTAGTGTGTGCAAATGCCATAAAATTCCAGGTTGTAAGGGCTTCAGGCATTGTGAATGTAAATGCAATATTACCCTCGGCATCGGTTGTAAGGTGGGGATAAAAGAATGCGGTTTCATTTAAATTTGTTCTGGTAGCAACCTGATCAAGCGGTGGCGCAACCGGAGGCATTTGTTGGACTTTATCCTCTAATTTTAATTGAGTGTCTAAACCTAATCCGAATTCTTCATTAGAAGTCTTATTTTTTGCTACTTTACCATCTCCGAGCGACTCGGTCATAGCAGCCATAACCGGCATATCTGCGCGACTACCTTTAATACTCAGGTCACCATCATAATAATCATAATATCTGCCACCCCAATATAAACCAAACCAGTTGAGTGCATCGTAAGAAAATCCTACATAACTTCCTGTTCTCCACCATTCGTTATCGGTATAAACAAAACCCCGACTGTTTTCGAATGTTGCGCCCGACCAGTAGCGATAATTATAAAATCCGGGCCAGCTAATCGTATTCCAGTAATGACCGGTAAAAGCATCGAGTGAGGCATCATGCATGTTTGCCAATAATTCTGCGGCAATTTTTTCGCCGTTGTTTCCTGAAATTTTTATTTTCCAGGTTTCGGTTGCGCCGGGCTGCAACTTATCGCGATGTGTTTCTAATTCTACTTTTAGGTTTTTATTATCCCAAGGCACATTAATAAAATATTGCTGATTAAAAAAGCGGCCATCTTTAATAAAACAAATTTGTGCAGATAAACCACCGCGGTCGGCTTCAGTTATCGGGATTTCGATATCCATCATGCTGGAGTTGCTGCCGCGATTGCCCATATCAGGAAGGGTAATCCATTTGCGAGCGCTGGTTCCATCGGCGCGACTAATTTCTAATAAGGCGGTAACATTTTTTGCACTGCTACCAATATTGATTATGGCATTTTCGCCTGGCTGATAATTTTTACTTACGGTAGTGGTAAAATTATATTCAGGTGTTACACTATAATTACCTTCATTTAAAATACTCAGGTATTTAACTACTTTAATTATTTCACCACTTTTATCTACAGTGCTGATTTCCATTTTATAAATACCTTGTTTTAATGCGGCAGTATTTAAAACAACAGAATCGGTTTTTTCGTTGTTCCAGGTTGCTTCTAAAACACTATTGAGCACAGGCCATTTATACATATTATTTTCATCCGCATATAAATCGTTTGGAAATAATTTATTGTATTCGGCTTTGCTCAAAATTTGAACGTCAGGCTGTTGCCAGGTTCTGTCGCGATACAATTTATTAGGTGAATCAATTGCAAAAAGTGAAATTTTACCGCTTGTTGGCAATGGAGAACCATTTAAATTATTGGTTGTAATTTTTACGATTGTATTTTTTCCGGTTGTTGAACTAACGGGAACATCTGCAAATACATTTACTGATGTATATCCTACTGTTACATATGCCTGTGTGCTGCGGGTTTCTCCGGAAACATCGGTAATATCGGCATAAACTGTATAAGAAAACTGTGGTAATAATTTTTTATCTGCATTTAAATCAGCTAAAGCAATAAAATCAATTTTGAAATTACCTTCAGCATCGGTATAAGCAACACCATTGGTAATTTCCACATCAGCACTCATTGGTGCGGTTTCCACCACCTGTCGTAATTGTAATAATAATACGGATAAAAGTATTTCTAACCACCCGATAAGCCACTTTCGCGTTATCGATATTTGCGCCGGCATAAGAAACAGCTTTTCCTGTTACGGAAATACTATCACCCAAAACATAATTACCGGTTACGGGGTTAGGTACCTACTGAAAACGTAGGGCGTTTATATTCTTCAACAGAAAAATAAACAGAACCCGATTCACTTTGAATACGCATTTGCCCGGTAAGCCCGGAAGCTGGCGCGGTAAAGGTTCCGCTAAATGAGCCGTACTGGTTTGTGGTTAAATCGAGACTTGCAATTTTTTGTGCATTAACATCATAAAATGTAACAGTGGATTTCTGATTTTCCATTACATTTTGTGTTTTGCCATCAGCACTGCGCTCAACTAAAATACCTTTAAAATAAATAGTTTGTCCCGGGCGATAAATGGCGCGGTCGGTAAAGAAATAGGTATTTTGTGTGGTGTTATTATTTGATTTGTATTGTTTGGAGATGTAATAATTATTATCAGCATCTAAAAAATCGTTACCTTTTTAATACTGAAATTAAAATAATAATAATCAGCAACAAGTGGGTCATTAACGGAAAACAAACCATTATTATCTGTTGTATATTTTTTAATTCTATAGTTGTAATCGCGTTTGTTATAATCATAGTCTTTGCGATATGTTTGAATGGTTGCTCCTGAAATTGGTTTACCTGTTGTGCGGTCCAATACATAAAAATCTTTATTAGGTGCATTGTTATAATCATTTCCTGAAGCAATATAACTGAGGTTGCTTATCCATATTTCCTGAGCAACTAATTTATTTGATGTGCTTACGAATTTCGCATTTTCGCTGGCAATTAAATAATAACTTCCCAGTGGTAACGCATCAATTTTTACTTCGGTAAAATGTTGTTGATAGTCGCCATCAACGGGCAGTGGTTGATTCCAGCTTTTAACCACCGGAAATTTTTCGAGCTCGGCAAATTTAACATCGTATTCCATAGCTTCAACACGACTCATGTCTTCGGAGCTGATTTTTACCAATTTAAAAAACAGGGTGTCGATGTTTTTGAAACTCTCACACCTGCGCGGAATGGTTTATCCGGAACATTTACGCGTTCAGCAGTAATGGTATATTCTTTTTGTTGGATGGTTATTTTTAAAGCAGCACAATTTTTTGCACCTATGCTGTTTGGAAAAGCGGCAATGGCAGCGTTGCAAATGTCGATGGCAATTTTGTTCTCCCATTTATTTTCATCGCCGGCGAGGGTTGATAATTAATGCGCTTTGCTGTAATGTTCAGTTGCAATTAAATAACTAATTTGTGTTGAGCTGCTGTCTTTGCGATATAATTTTCTTCTGCTATTAATGCACTTAAATAAAGACTGTCGGTATTCAGATTTACGGCATTGTTTTTTAGCAAATGCCAAACGTTTAATATCTAAATCGACTAAAGCTGCGGGTTGCGGGTCATATATATGTGCAATAGTTAAATCCTGTAAAATGCGCAACGCCAATAATTTTTTCGATGCATTATTATCACCACTAAATTCGTACCCTGCGAACGCTTTATTGCTGCCAAAGATAACCGGATTGTCCATTTTAAACGAATAAGCCGGCTCGGTTATATACACTTCATCGTTCATTAAAAATCAAATTGTGCGGTGTGCGAGAAAATCGTAAACGGTTGGGCGCAACATTTTTCCGTAAGCATCACCCTCAATTAAAATGGCGCTGTATTTATTAATTTTACTTTTTTTTAATTCTTCACGATTTTGAATAGAAGCAACATATAAATCGTATGTTTTTGGTGTAAAGATTTTATATCCCATGCTGATATCGTCATTTTTAAAATCGACAGTTGTGCTACGGTTTGAAAATTTCCAGCGATTATTTTGATAATAACTCCAATAAATTTCGCCAACAGATTTTGGAAAATACTTTTAGTAACACCGGTAGCCAATTCTGTTTCCGTGCAAAAGGTTAATGGCTTTCACCTGTGCATCTTCCTGCACCATGTTGATGTACTTTAGCTTCATAAATAACG encodes the following:
- a CDS encoding SDR family NAD(P)-dependent oxidoreductase, whose translation is MNWEKKVVIITGSSMGIGKSIAEHLLQKGAFVILNATNAERLESTRNELIKFEKNITLIAGDVADTDDCRTIINTTICLHGKIDVLINNAGISSEGSLKATDPAVFKRIVEVNLIGAATITHFALPHIIKSKGSILFIGSVAGLHGIGNHSAYCCSKMALSALSTIAAYRTC
- a CDS encoding NAD-dependent epimerase/dehydratase family protein, with product MLSECFLQTTSKSKTLQGLDIEKYYGDILVVDSIMTAMRGCDIVIHAAANTCVWPAKSSFIRKINTTGTENMITVAKACNIKRFIYVGTASSIKSASANNQTKMLDYIDSKTRALNLVLQAAETNALDALAILPTYMVGAYDSLPSSGKMILSLIKGQLKFCSKGGKNFVYVNDVANAISNAIAIGIKGKYYIAGNQNLTYQEFLQKVAAISGKPANISPLPDFFVKTIGAAGSLYGAIFKKAPLLSLEMAQIGCEKYYYNSNDAVKQLLMPQTPIDKAISDCVQWFKQEGYC